A portion of the Adhaeribacter radiodurans genome contains these proteins:
- a CDS encoding Pycsar system effector family protein, which yields METPLTLRKEQEIIKKASNYVFTLFKEKLSKKYVYHNYKHTSDIVQEADTLADEYQLPQTEKEILLLAAWFHDTGYLDVYQGHEERSVEIATAFLQQENYPTNQIQRINSCILATKASVKPTNLLEEILADADISNIGRKTFFPNAELLRAEWEIFLNKFYTDAEWAQYQLDFLQATHFRTEAAQRRYSEQLAKNIQEQQDILAESTKKEKKAEKKKRKTYAQPKRGIETMFQSTYSNHMNLSSIADNKANMMISLNAIIMSVIITYLGAKTSVIGTEFTRNPILMIPVGILLLTTLGSVVSAIMSAQPEVTSFNIKPNKVQSKKVNLLFFGNFTKLPLEDFQAGMYEIMREKDALYTNMITDIYYLGDVLAKKYRLLRISYTIFMIGLILTVIAFVIAISR from the coding sequence ATGGAAACGCCACTTACCTTAAGAAAAGAACAAGAAATTATTAAAAAAGCGAGTAACTATGTTTTTACGCTTTTTAAAGAAAAACTTTCTAAGAAATACGTTTATCACAATTATAAACATACTTCTGATATTGTGCAGGAAGCCGATACTCTGGCAGATGAGTACCAATTACCACAAACCGAAAAAGAAATTTTACTCTTAGCTGCCTGGTTTCATGATACCGGTTACTTAGACGTTTACCAAGGTCACGAAGAGCGGAGCGTAGAAATTGCTACCGCTTTTTTGCAACAGGAAAATTATCCAACCAACCAAATTCAGCGAATAAATTCGTGTATTCTGGCCACCAAAGCCAGCGTGAAACCCACCAATTTACTAGAAGAAATTCTGGCCGACGCAGACATTTCGAATATTGGCAGAAAAACTTTTTTCCCGAATGCGGAGTTACTACGAGCCGAGTGGGAAATTTTTTTAAATAAATTTTATACGGATGCCGAATGGGCTCAATACCAACTCGACTTTTTACAGGCGACGCATTTCCGTACCGAAGCTGCGCAGCGCCGTTATAGCGAGCAGCTAGCTAAAAACATTCAGGAGCAGCAGGATATTCTGGCCGAAAGCACTAAAAAAGAAAAAAAGGCAGAAAAGAAGAAGCGCAAAACTTACGCGCAACCCAAACGTGGTATTGAAACCATGTTTCAGAGCACCTACAGCAACCACATGAACCTAAGTTCTATTGCCGATAATAAAGCTAATATGATGATTAGCCTCAATGCGATTATTATGTCGGTGATAATTACCTATTTGGGCGCTAAAACCTCAGTTATTGGTACCGAGTTTACCCGCAATCCTATTTTGATGATTCCGGTTGGCATTCTTTTATTAACCACTTTGGGTTCGGTAGTATCGGCTATTATGTCGGCGCAGCCCGAGGTAACCAGTTTTAACATTAAGCCCAATAAGGTGCAAAGTAAAAAAGTAAATTTGTTGTTCTTCGGAAATTTTACCAAGCTCCCGCTCGAAGATTTTCAGGCGGGTATGTATGAAATTATGCGCGAAAAAGATGCTTTATACACCAACATGATTACTGATATTTACTATTTGGGCGATGTACTGGCCAAAAAATACCGCCTGCTACGTATCTCTTACACTATTTTCATGATTGGGCTAATTCTTACCGTAATTGCTTTTGTAATAGCAATAAGCCGGTAG
- a CDS encoding fasciclin domain-containing protein produces MANSKMAKVSGTEKGVMVGGAMMVPSKNIVENAVGSSDHTTLVAAVKAAGLVETLSGTGPFTVFAPTNAAFEKLPAGTVDELVKPENKEKLTSILTFHVVPGALRAKDLKDGQTLKTVNGEMLTVSKKGGKVMINGANVSVADVISSNGVTHVVDTVILPGK; encoded by the coding sequence ATGGCCAATTCTAAAATGGCTAAAGTAAGCGGTACTGAAAAAGGAGTAATGGTGGGTGGTGCCATGATGGTGCCTTCTAAAAACATCGTAGAAAATGCCGTAGGCTCCAGCGACCATACTACTTTGGTAGCGGCCGTAAAAGCAGCTGGTTTAGTAGAAACCCTAAGCGGAACCGGACCTTTCACGGTATTTGCGCCCACTAATGCGGCTTTCGAGAAATTACCGGCTGGTACCGTAGATGAATTAGTAAAACCTGAAAACAAAGAAAAGTTAACTTCTATTCTTACTTTTCACGTGGTTCCAGGAGCTTTACGCGCGAAAGATCTAAAAGATGGTCAAACTCTGAAAACTGTAAACGGCGAAATGCTTACCGTAAGTAAAAAGGGCGGTAAAGTGATGATCAACGGAGCGAATGTTTCTGTTGCGGATGTAATCTCCAGCAACGGTGTAACGCACGTGGTAGATACTGTAATTTTACCAGGTAAATAA
- a CDS encoding sulfite exporter TauE/SafE family protein translates to MEIFYLCFFAFLAGFIDSIVGGGGLIQTPAMLVLLPHVPIASLLGTGKLAGISGTSAALLRYRRSVQIKWVSIIPTAAAAFIFSFIGARTVSSIPTEMLRPVILVLLIGVAVYTFLRKDFGSLHAPRLSEKKEKLYGLGIGLIIGFYDGFFGPGTGSFLIFIFISLFGFNFLAASASAKVVNIATNLSALLYFAFTNQVLYRIGIPMAICNVLGSTLGSRLAIQKGTSFIRVFFLIVVIAIISKFAYDSFF, encoded by the coding sequence TTGGAAATATTTTACCTCTGCTTTTTTGCTTTTCTGGCTGGTTTTATTGATTCAATCGTAGGAGGCGGCGGGCTGATCCAAACACCGGCTATGCTCGTTTTACTACCTCATGTACCCATTGCCAGTTTATTAGGTACCGGTAAATTAGCCGGAATTTCAGGCACTTCTGCGGCTTTGTTACGTTATCGCCGGAGCGTTCAAATAAAATGGGTGAGCATAATACCGACCGCAGCTGCGGCTTTTATATTTTCTTTTATTGGTGCTCGTACGGTAAGTTCTATCCCAACTGAAATGTTGCGGCCCGTAATTTTAGTTTTGTTAATTGGAGTAGCTGTTTACACTTTTTTGCGCAAAGATTTCGGCAGCCTGCATGCTCCCCGCCTATCCGAAAAGAAAGAAAAGTTATACGGATTGGGCATAGGATTGATCATTGGGTTTTACGATGGCTTTTTTGGCCCTGGTACCGGCAGTTTTCTGATATTTATTTTTATTAGTTTGTTTGGGTTTAATTTTTTAGCAGCTTCCGCCTCCGCTAAAGTGGTAAACATAGCCACTAACTTATCGGCTCTTCTATATTTTGCTTTTACCAACCAGGTTTTATATCGAATTGGTATTCCAATGGCTATTTGCAATGTCTTAGGATCTACGCTAGGTAGTAGACTGGCTATTCAAAAAGGTACTAGTTTTATTCGAGTGTTTTTTCTGATAGTTGTAATAGCCATAATTAGCAAGTTTGCCTACGATAGTTTCTTCTAA
- a CDS encoding Uma2 family endonuclease encodes MAVQTKKFINPEEYLTAEREAEFKNGYYQGEVFAMSGASFNHNVIAANLLGLLFSLKKMDVRAFGNDLRLHIPLNSLYTYPDVTIICGKPTFLDQQLDTVVNPTVIFEVLSPATEKYDRGKKFMLYRSISALQEYILIDSQYRLIGKYTRNAENHWILTDYKQSEDNLIFNSIPCRLSLQEIYSETIGIQAV; translated from the coding sequence ATGGCTGTTCAAACCAAAAAATTTATTAATCCCGAAGAATATTTAACCGCCGAAAGGGAGGCAGAATTTAAAAACGGGTACTATCAAGGCGAAGTATTTGCTATGTCGGGAGCAAGTTTTAACCATAATGTAATAGCGGCTAATTTATTAGGATTACTGTTTAGTTTGAAAAAAATGGATGTCAGAGCTTTTGGTAATGATTTACGCTTACATATTCCATTGAATAGCCTTTATACTTACCCAGATGTAACTATTATCTGCGGAAAACCCACCTTTTTAGACCAGCAACTAGATACTGTTGTTAACCCCACTGTTATTTTTGAGGTTCTATCTCCCGCTACCGAAAAATATGATCGGGGGAAAAAATTTATGCTTTATAGGAGTATTTCTGCTTTGCAGGAGTACATTCTTATTGATTCGCAATATAGATTAATTGGAAAATATACGCGTAATGCTGAGAACCATTGGATACTTACCGATTATAAACAGTCTGAAGATAATTTAATCTTTAACAGTATTCCATGCAGGTTATCTTTGCAAGAAATTTATAGCGAAACAATTGGTATACAAGCAGTTTAA
- a CDS encoding lamin tail domain-containing protein → MNIDENRRNYTPDATTSAGVFPTFSLRPGDYAIVCRAADTLEFKPFGKVVGLKTFPTLNDGGDAVELFDQTGKLIDKVNFTSAWYREANKAEGGWSLEIIDLQNPCVSGNNWVASTNSAGGTPGKENAVKASNPDNLPPTLLKVQIKSAKELILTFNEKLDSALSVQPTYYTISPSMAVVKVVVISPDFTTVELTLNNDLQPGKKYDVQVANIRDCSGNILANPVHSSFMLPEVAVPGDIVINEILFNPRSGGVDFVELVNRSSKYLSLQNWQIGNVKADTALDARAITTEPLVLAPQQYLVVTTRPDILLQHYSKAKTDAFQKVSSLPSFPDEAGTVVILDANKQEIDRVVYHEDMHFKLISDVNGVSLERIRLERPSIASNFHSAASNVGYASPGYRNSQVQELAMATQVFTIEPKVFTPDGDGDRDFTTINYEAAKNGMVANITVYDTNGRLIKNLVKNELLANQGFFQWDGTNNQQQKAPIGYYVLFIQLFNLQGNVQTFKETVVVGGKL, encoded by the coding sequence TTGAACATAGATGAAAACAGAAGAAATTATACTCCTGATGCCACTACTTCGGCAGGAGTTTTCCCAACATTTTCTTTGCGCCCGGGTGATTACGCCATTGTGTGCCGGGCAGCAGATACCTTAGAATTTAAACCTTTTGGTAAGGTAGTAGGGTTAAAAACTTTTCCAACTTTAAACGATGGAGGAGATGCAGTGGAATTGTTTGATCAAACGGGTAAATTAATCGATAAAGTAAATTTTACCTCAGCCTGGTACCGGGAAGCCAACAAAGCCGAAGGAGGATGGAGCCTTGAAATAATCGATTTGCAAAATCCCTGTGTTTCGGGAAACAACTGGGTGGCGAGTACCAATTCGGCTGGTGGTACTCCGGGTAAAGAAAACGCAGTAAAAGCCAGTAACCCCGATAATTTACCGCCTACCTTGTTAAAGGTGCAAATCAAATCCGCGAAAGAACTCATTCTTACCTTCAACGAAAAGCTGGACAGTGCGCTTTCGGTGCAGCCAACTTATTATACCATTAGCCCCAGTATGGCAGTAGTTAAAGTAGTGGTGATAAGCCCGGATTTTACCACAGTTGAATTAACCCTGAACAACGACTTGCAGCCAGGAAAAAAGTACGATGTACAGGTTGCCAATATTCGTGATTGCAGCGGTAATATTTTAGCTAATCCGGTACATTCCTCTTTTATGTTACCCGAAGTTGCTGTACCTGGTGATATAGTTATTAATGAAATTCTCTTTAATCCTCGAAGTGGAGGCGTTGATTTTGTAGAACTGGTAAACCGGTCTTCTAAATACCTCTCGTTACAAAACTGGCAAATTGGCAATGTAAAAGCCGATACGGCCCTCGATGCGCGTGCTATTACCACTGAACCACTGGTATTGGCTCCGCAGCAATATCTGGTGGTTACTACACGCCCGGATATTTTGTTGCAACATTACTCTAAAGCGAAAACAGATGCTTTCCAGAAAGTAAGTAGTTTACCTTCTTTTCCCGATGAAGCGGGCACGGTTGTAATTTTGGATGCTAATAAACAAGAGATTGATCGTGTTGTCTACCACGAAGACATGCATTTTAAACTGATTAGCGATGTAAATGGCGTATCGCTGGAACGAATCCGGTTAGAGAGGCCGAGTATTGCCAGTAATTTTCACTCGGCAGCCAGTAATGTAGGATATGCTTCACCGGGTTACCGTAACTCGCAGGTGCAGGAATTAGCAATGGCAACGCAGGTTTTTACCATAGAGCCCAAAGTCTTTACCCCGGATGGGGATGGTGATCGCGATTTTACTACCATAAATTATGAAGCGGCTAAAAATGGTATGGTTGCCAATATTACGGTATACGACACCAATGGCCGCTTAATCAAGAATCTAGTAAAAAACGAATTATTAGCTAACCAAGGGTTCTTTCAATGGGATGGTACGAATAATCAGCAGCAAAAAGCACCAATTGGCTATTATGTTTTATTTATTCAATTATTTAACCTGCAAGGCAACGTACAAACTTTTAAAGAAACAGTAGTAGTAGGCGGAAAGCTTTAA
- a CDS encoding site-specific integrase, giving the protein MFDFSDSGVTVTAMLDNRRANKEGLFPIKVRVTYQRERKYYSTGKALSIEDWERLADAKSKRLSGIKNAVQIASDKVKDEVKDLIKNDYFSFDNLNKRLGNSWGDTVNSAFKVRVADLFNDGKINTSRWYKDALNSFVRFGGENIKFNQITVDWLKRYEQYLLNKSYSYTTISMHARALQTIMNEAKNAGITKVARHPFGKGKYEIPEHSGRNMALPLKDIGRIANYDCVRPKARLGKAIWLFSYLCNGANIADICRFKFSNIQNNEICFYRKKTTAKSKRKRLIRALITSEMANIIAEFGNTNNGPDTYLFPFLKGGETPVEEHKAIAKILDLVNDQIEKIGKKLGIGHISTYTARHSFASVLKRSGANIAFISESLGHSDLKTTENYLASFEQEERAKNAALLTNF; this is encoded by the coding sequence ATGTTTGATTTTTCTGATAGCGGCGTTACTGTAACGGCTATGCTCGATAATAGAAGAGCTAATAAGGAAGGGTTATTTCCTATTAAAGTACGGGTTACTTACCAAAGGGAGAGAAAATACTATTCTACTGGAAAAGCTCTATCTATTGAAGACTGGGAAAGATTAGCAGATGCAAAAAGTAAACGGCTCTCAGGTATTAAAAATGCAGTACAAATTGCTTCGGATAAAGTTAAGGATGAAGTTAAGGATTTAATCAAAAATGATTATTTCTCTTTTGACAATTTGAATAAACGGTTAGGAAATTCTTGGGGAGACACCGTTAACAGTGCTTTTAAGGTCCGTGTTGCAGACTTATTCAATGATGGGAAGATAAACACTTCTAGGTGGTATAAGGATGCTTTAAATAGCTTTGTTAGGTTTGGCGGGGAAAATATAAAATTCAATCAGATTACGGTGGATTGGCTTAAACGCTACGAACAATATCTATTAAACAAGAGCTATAGTTACACAACAATATCAATGCACGCCAGGGCCTTGCAAACAATTATGAATGAAGCAAAAAATGCTGGAATTACTAAGGTAGCACGGCATCCATTTGGGAAAGGTAAATATGAAATACCAGAGCATTCTGGCCGCAATATGGCACTTCCTCTAAAAGATATTGGTAGGATTGCTAATTATGATTGTGTACGCCCCAAAGCTAGGCTAGGAAAAGCTATTTGGCTATTTAGTTATCTCTGCAATGGTGCCAATATTGCCGATATTTGCAGATTTAAGTTTTCTAACATACAGAACAATGAGATTTGTTTTTACCGGAAAAAGACTACGGCAAAATCAAAAAGAAAAAGGTTAATACGAGCGCTTATTACTTCTGAGATGGCAAATATTATAGCAGAATTTGGGAATACGAACAATGGACCAGATACTTATTTATTTCCATTTCTAAAAGGTGGAGAAACGCCAGTAGAAGAACATAAAGCTATTGCTAAAATTCTTGACTTAGTTAATGACCAAATTGAAAAGATTGGCAAAAAGTTAGGGATAGGTCATATTAGCACGTACACGGCCCGGCATAGTTTCGCGAGTGTATTAAAGCGGTCTGGAGCTAATATTGCCTTTATTTCAGAGAGCCTAGGGCATAGTGATCTGAAAACTACTGAAAACTACCTGGCTTCCTTTGAGCAGGAAGAACGGGCTAAGAACGCAGCTTTACTAACTAATTTTTAA
- a CDS encoding helix-turn-helix domain-containing protein, whose translation MELILTTPDELEAVISRAVSKAINKQSPQLPSDRCNKEEAIQFLNEQGYKISESRFYKLTAANELPAKRFGSRLVFSRKELISWIESQLLDNSNKQDTLLSLAKSARAKQKNR comes from the coding sequence ATGGAATTAATATTAACCACACCAGACGAACTTGAAGCTGTTATTTCTAGGGCTGTAAGTAAAGCTATTAATAAACAATCCCCACAGCTACCTTCTGACCGATGTAATAAAGAAGAGGCTATACAGTTTTTAAATGAACAAGGCTATAAAATAAGTGAATCACGCTTTTATAAATTAACTGCTGCAAACGAACTACCAGCCAAGCGCTTTGGATCCAGACTGGTATTTTCACGAAAAGAACTTATTTCCTGGATTGAATCCCAATTATTAGATAATTCTAATAAACAGGATACCCTTTTGTCTTTAGCGAAGAGTGCTCGAGCGAAACAAAAAAATCGCTAA
- a CDS encoding VRR-NUC domain-containing protein, which produces MEALNELSRLALKRKRQQYPSVPDKGLVTPKYGDKNANELTKAILDYFRLNGGYAVRINSQGQYNEKLGKFTKGTTTKGTADIHGCLDGIHYSIEIKIGADKQSDFQKATQEQVQAAGGYYYIATNFQSFYDWIITKKKGGVAC; this is translated from the coding sequence ATGGAAGCATTAAACGAGCTTTCGCGTCTAGCCTTAAAAAGGAAAAGGCAGCAATACCCATCAGTGCCGGATAAAGGGTTAGTTACTCCCAAATACGGGGATAAAAATGCAAATGAGCTTACCAAGGCAATTTTAGATTACTTCCGGCTAAATGGCGGCTATGCTGTACGCATTAATAGCCAAGGGCAATATAATGAAAAATTAGGCAAGTTTACTAAGGGAACTACAACTAAAGGCACGGCTGATATCCATGGGTGTTTAGATGGTATTCATTATTCCATCGAGATAAAGATAGGTGCTGATAAACAGAGTGATTTTCAAAAAGCTACTCAGGAGCAGGTACAAGCGGCCGGAGGATATTACTATATCGCAACAAACTTTCAGAGCTTCTATGACTGGATTATTACTAAAAAGAAGGGAGGTGTAGCATGCTAG
- a CDS encoding DUF6371 domain-containing protein, which produces MRNQLFTLLMYFDMNKDHQYILETGSRKHICINCGKKTAVRYKDKETGAYLPEQYSRCDREVNCAYHLNPYKDGFAKAIKENKDLSRFLFPSTKKMEIGNAKKTDKPVTFIPFDILKQSRHSYEQNTFIQFLTKLFGVEETNKLIGKYFIGTSNDCFRKETGYWLGATIFWFIDIKGRIRAGQVKLFDENGHTAKYINREGDKASCTDGIHTPLKWSYQKKKEHLPEWLANYIESKKIFCFFGEHLLKDKTKPIAIVEAPKTAIIASVYLPQFIWIAVGALSYLTEERCKALYGRDVILYPDVNAYEKWYNRALELSHIANFKISDYLEATSTQEERQQGIDLADRLIRYNFNEYELIQEYPTPIYQAA; this is translated from the coding sequence ATGAGAAATCAACTCTTCACACTATTAATGTATTTTGATATGAACAAGGACCATCAATACATATTAGAGACTGGAAGCCGCAAACATATCTGTATTAATTGCGGCAAAAAAACAGCTGTCAGGTACAAGGATAAGGAAACAGGTGCTTACCTACCTGAACAATATTCCAGATGCGATCGTGAAGTGAATTGTGCTTATCACCTCAACCCTTACAAGGATGGGTTTGCTAAAGCAATAAAAGAAAATAAGGATTTAAGCCGTTTCCTGTTTCCGAGCACTAAGAAAATGGAAATAGGAAACGCTAAAAAGACTGATAAGCCAGTAACATTCATTCCTTTTGATATCCTTAAACAAAGCCGGCACAGTTACGAGCAAAACACTTTTATTCAGTTCCTTACTAAGCTATTTGGAGTTGAAGAAACAAATAAACTGATAGGCAAATATTTCATAGGCACCTCTAATGATTGTTTTCGAAAGGAAACAGGGTATTGGTTAGGCGCCACTATCTTTTGGTTTATCGATATAAAAGGAAGGATACGAGCTGGTCAGGTAAAATTATTTGATGAGAACGGGCATACGGCTAAATACATTAATAGGGAGGGAGATAAAGCTAGTTGTACTGATGGTATCCATACTCCGCTAAAGTGGAGCTATCAGAAAAAAAAGGAGCATCTCCCCGAATGGCTGGCCAATTACATAGAAAGCAAAAAGATATTCTGCTTTTTCGGTGAACATCTGTTAAAAGATAAAACCAAACCCATTGCCATAGTAGAGGCACCCAAAACTGCCATAATTGCCAGCGTTTACCTGCCGCAGTTTATCTGGATTGCCGTTGGAGCTTTATCTTATCTAACCGAAGAAAGATGCAAGGCTTTATATGGCCGTGATGTTATCCTATACCCAGACGTGAATGCTTATGAAAAATGGTATAACCGGGCCTTAGAACTTTCTCATATAGCTAACTTCAAAATATCAGATTACCTGGAAGCCACTTCTACCCAAGAGGAAAGACAGCAAGGAATAGACTTAGCAGACCGTTTAATCCGGTATAACTTCAATGAATATGAATTAATACAAGAATATCCTACACCTATATATCAAGCAGCATAA